From a single Vallitalea longa genomic region:
- a CDS encoding response regulator yields MVYKLAIVDDEPLIQESIKQSIRWDELKCNVVLTASEVISVFQYLENNELDIILLDINMPEMDGLTFAEKIKDMGYDIKIIIISAYQDFTHVKNAFRLGVVDYIAKPIRNEEVISIVKKTVEVIDKEKEAEQLQVLREQERQMLDDYFKQSKQLVQNNLLTSFIKGNGGNNDLEKIIEVIPKKTKGFSAIVIKQLCKLEHTVINKKYLLDYFNKTNKHHNYRIRTTVIDDNVVLIVFFTKKLKEYSTREILKNICHSFLDYIKNWEYVYVYIGVSSYYSKIDQLSQSYMNALHVAENQFFTSKDKISFEDGSKNDRYYKFSIIHDLDSFYNVLEECSDSNSTDKVKKKLSQLFNEISKYCNNNVDLARSLITEVCITIVRFYVSKNDKMQDGFSVSNIIEDIDMIENMDKAENYVFDVLKRLTEKDNNDYSPIIQSAIVYIKQNYNKNISLDILSNHLCINPSYLSRLMKKETNKNFSEIVLDTRLSASKKLLRDPKLRLNEIAVLVGYKDYAYFYQVFKKSIGITPMDYRKNKKII; encoded by the coding sequence ATGGTGTACAAATTAGCGATAGTTGATGATGAACCATTGATTCAAGAATCTATTAAACAGAGTATCCGGTGGGATGAACTAAAATGTAATGTAGTGTTGACTGCATCTGAGGTGATTTCGGTTTTTCAATATCTAGAGAACAATGAATTGGACATTATTCTATTGGATATAAATATGCCTGAAATGGATGGGTTGACTTTTGCTGAGAAGATAAAGGATATGGGTTATGATATAAAAATAATAATCATATCAGCTTATCAAGATTTCACGCATGTTAAAAATGCTTTTAGATTGGGTGTAGTAGATTATATAGCGAAGCCAATACGAAATGAAGAAGTTATTTCAATAGTAAAAAAAACAGTTGAGGTAATTGATAAGGAAAAAGAAGCAGAACAGCTTCAAGTATTAAGGGAACAAGAAAGACAAATGCTGGATGACTACTTCAAGCAATCCAAACAACTTGTTCAAAATAACCTTTTGACTAGCTTCATAAAAGGCAATGGAGGCAACAATGATCTAGAGAAAATCATTGAAGTCATACCTAAAAAGACTAAGGGCTTTTCTGCTATAGTTATAAAACAACTTTGTAAATTGGAACATACGGTAATTAATAAGAAATATTTACTGGATTATTTCAACAAGACCAACAAACACCATAATTACAGAATCAGGACTACTGTAATAGATGATAATGTAGTTTTGATAGTTTTTTTTACAAAAAAACTCAAAGAGTATTCAACAAGAGAGATTCTAAAGAATATTTGCCATTCTTTTCTGGATTATATCAAGAATTGGGAATATGTTTACGTATATATAGGAGTCAGTTCCTATTATAGTAAGATCGACCAATTAAGCCAGTCATATATGAATGCTCTGCATGTAGCTGAAAATCAATTCTTTACGAGTAAAGATAAAATAAGCTTTGAAGATGGTTCTAAAAACGACCGATACTACAAATTTTCCATTATCCATGATTTAGATTCTTTTTATAATGTATTAGAAGAATGCAGTGATTCCAATTCCACAGATAAAGTGAAGAAAAAATTATCACAACTATTCAATGAAATATCCAAATACTGCAATAACAATGTAGATCTAGCCAGGTCATTGATAACAGAAGTGTGTATTACCATTGTAAGATTCTATGTGAGCAAAAATGATAAAATGCAGGATGGATTTTCTGTAAGCAATATAATAGAAGACATCGATATGATTGAGAACATGGACAAAGCAGAAAATTATGTTTTTGATGTATTGAAGAGACTTACTGAAAAAGATAATAACGATTATTCTCCTATAATTCAATCAGCTATTGTATATATTAAACAAAATTACAATAAGAACATCTCTTTGGATATCTTAAGTAACCATTTGTGTATTAATCCCAGTTATTTAAGTAGACTCATGAAAAAAGAGACCAACAAAAACTTCAGTGAGATTGTACTGGACACTAGACTAAGTGCATCCAAGAAGCTTTTGAGAGATCCTAAATTAAGGCTTAACGAAATTGCTGTACTGGTTGGATATAAAGACTATGCTTATTTCTACCAAGTGTTCAAGAAAAGCATAGGGATCACGCCTATGGATTATAGAAAAAACAAGAAAATCATATAG
- a CDS encoding sensor histidine kinase: MFRKTMIREKLLISYIIIIIFVILAVGLVNYEITSEGLEKDLLSYSDKYLIELSKNVESKIEDLNSDLFNALKDSKLLQYNVFNDLMSLSSNKDDVKLREFNKRCASILASNMYLESMMIMDLDHNVYYQSYSNYGTSKEELNDILNDKLEKYTVLRRIDEDSFAIVKPMIDINNSRFIGYVAFELRQDYFLNQLNRATAKGEWEIVLLDERNNLLSSTNESANGQLDFIKDNYNINGIVQRSYQHEGKQYIFNTLASPKGYIRVMNIIPAKVISESSYKLLKTILWASLFVLLAALLFALGFSRGITRNMGILIQKIKQLSKGDFTTKINIKTNDEVGMIADEFNHMTSEIQALINEVYLEQLSKEKAQRQAIEFEYSALRAKINPHFIYNVLEGINSMAKIQGNNSISEVTCLLAELLRDSLQDDRVYIFLEDELDYIDKFLGLKMLMRNNKFEVRKEIDEILLGARVPRFILQPIVENAIKHGIDKITTKGVIIIKCFLKEDNLCLQVLDNGRGIEKHKELVDKIEKGTWKNTKIGLKSIDKRLKFLYGKNYGAKLTYDNDYTKVEIIMPYITSIEEGDENGVQISDS; this comes from the coding sequence GTGTTTAGAAAAACTATGATTAGAGAAAAGTTGTTAATATCATATATCATCATTATCATATTTGTCATATTGGCTGTTGGATTAGTCAATTATGAAATTACTTCTGAAGGTCTGGAAAAAGACCTTCTCTCATACTCTGATAAATATTTGATAGAATTAAGTAAAAATGTGGAAAGCAAGATAGAAGACCTGAATTCGGATCTGTTCAATGCATTGAAAGATTCCAAGCTGTTGCAATACAATGTTTTCAATGATCTCATGTCTTTGAGTAGTAATAAAGATGATGTGAAACTGCGTGAGTTCAATAAACGATGTGCCAGTATCTTGGCTTCGAATATGTATCTGGAATCTATGATGATCATGGACTTAGATCATAATGTCTATTATCAGAGCTATTCCAATTACGGTACCAGCAAGGAAGAATTGAATGATATATTAAATGATAAATTAGAGAAATATACTGTTCTTAGAAGGATAGATGAAGATTCATTCGCTATTGTAAAACCAATGATAGATATCAATAATTCCAGATTCATTGGATATGTGGCTTTTGAATTGAGACAAGATTATTTCCTTAATCAATTGAACAGGGCAACGGCTAAGGGTGAATGGGAAATCGTACTGCTTGATGAAAGAAACAACTTATTATCAAGTACCAATGAATCAGCGAACGGTCAACTGGATTTCATAAAAGATAATTATAATATAAATGGCATAGTGCAGCGTTCTTATCAACATGAGGGAAAACAATATATATTTAACACTCTTGCATCTCCAAAAGGGTATATACGAGTAATGAACATCATTCCGGCAAAAGTCATATCAGAGAGTTCATATAAATTATTGAAAACCATTTTATGGGCTAGTCTCTTCGTTCTACTGGCTGCACTATTATTTGCGTTAGGGTTCAGCAGAGGTATAACCAGAAATATGGGTATATTGATTCAGAAGATAAAACAATTATCAAAAGGAGATTTTACCACTAAGATAAACATAAAAACCAATGATGAAGTGGGTATGATTGCAGATGAATTCAATCATATGACATCTGAAATCCAAGCACTCATCAATGAAGTATATCTTGAACAATTGTCGAAGGAAAAAGCACAGAGACAAGCCATAGAGTTTGAATACTCTGCATTACGGGCTAAGATTAATCCTCACTTCATCTATAACGTACTTGAAGGGATTAATAGTATGGCTAAGATACAAGGGAATAATTCCATTAGTGAAGTGACTTGCTTGTTAGCTGAATTATTAAGGGATTCCCTACAAGATGACAGGGTATATATTTTTTTGGAAGATGAACTTGATTATATTGATAAATTTCTAGGACTCAAGATGCTTATGAGAAACAATAAGTTCGAAGTCAGAAAAGAGATCGATGAAATACTATTAGGTGCTAGAGTACCACGCTTCATTCTACAGCCTATAGTTGAGAATGCCATAAAACATGGTATAGATAAGATAACTACAAAAGGTGTAATCATAATCAAATGTTTCTTGAAAGAGGACAATCTATGTCTTCAAGTCTTGGATAATGGAAGAGGAATAGAAAAACATAAAGAACTTGTTGATAAAATAGAAAAAGGGACATGGAAGAACACTAAGATAGGGCTAAAAAGTATTGATAAGAGATTGAAGTTCTTGTATGGAAAAAACTACGGAGCTAAGTTAACTTATGATAATGATTATACCAAGGTTGAGATAATTATGCCTTATATTACAAGTATAGAAGAGGGAGATGAGAATGGTGTACAAATTAGCGATAGTTGA
- a CDS encoding glycoside hydrolase family 43 protein, producing MIENPILPGFNPDPSIICVGDIYYIATSTFEWFPGIPIYKSKDLKNWKLVNHAVKKTSQVNLKGIDSALGIWAPALSYDESTKKFYLCFSVVSGAMNNNFDVDNYVIETEDIEKEWSEPVYLNSSGFDPAMFHDDDGRKWVVNLEWDFREGYEHPGAIVIEEYNPITKTLVGGSRVISRGGTDRGCLEGPQLYKRGKYYYLITAEGGTGYGHCVAILRSTNVLGPYESYEHNPIITSQPVDFNERGIENSAKPHHYNPDSYLQKSGHGNIVETQTGEVYMSHLCSRPIGELCSVLGRETAIQKCIWTDDDWIKLDSEDNLAKRFVVEPNLTEHKWMTGSDTDHFDSTKLDMDYYTLREPISKSWLSLEKDSFLSIRGRQTMFSRYDQSLVAKRVKSFNFTAETHMYFEPDNFLQMAGLTNYYNNNSFYYLRLYYSESLGSMVLGIMASIDGHKKEYLDSRVKVLNVKNGIFLKCEIEQTVLQYYYSFGNNDWIEIGPKLDYLVLSDEHAKGFTGSFVGLSVQDMYKRKKWADFDYFIYKDL from the coding sequence ATGATTGAAAATCCTATACTACCAGGTTTTAATCCTGATCCAAGTATTATATGTGTTGGTGATATCTATTATATAGCAACGTCTACATTCGAATGGTTTCCCGGAATTCCTATATACAAATCAAAAGACTTGAAGAACTGGAAGTTAGTGAATCACGCTGTCAAAAAAACTTCACAAGTCAATCTAAAAGGCATTGATTCCGCATTAGGCATATGGGCACCGGCATTATCCTACGATGAAAGTACGAAGAAGTTCTATTTGTGCTTTTCTGTTGTATCAGGAGCCATGAATAACAATTTTGATGTTGATAATTATGTTATTGAGACAGAGGATATAGAAAAGGAATGGTCGGAACCTGTATATCTTAATAGTTCTGGATTCGATCCTGCAATGTTTCATGATGATGATGGAAGAAAATGGGTTGTTAATCTGGAATGGGATTTTCGTGAAGGCTATGAACATCCTGGTGCAATAGTTATTGAAGAATACAATCCTATTACCAAGACTTTGGTCGGAGGCAGTAGAGTAATCTCACGTGGCGGTACTGACAGAGGTTGCCTTGAAGGACCTCAGTTATATAAAAGAGGGAAATACTATTATCTCATTACCGCTGAAGGGGGAACAGGATACGGACATTGTGTAGCTATATTACGTTCAACTAATGTTTTAGGTCCATATGAGAGTTATGAACATAATCCTATAATCACATCACAGCCTGTTGATTTTAATGAACGTGGTATAGAAAATTCCGCTAAGCCACATCATTATAATCCTGATAGCTATCTACAGAAATCAGGTCATGGAAATATAGTTGAGACTCAGACAGGGGAAGTATATATGTCCCATCTATGTTCCAGACCCATTGGAGAATTATGTTCTGTATTAGGAAGAGAAACTGCGATTCAGAAATGCATATGGACAGATGATGATTGGATAAAGTTGGATTCAGAAGATAATCTTGCTAAGAGATTCGTTGTAGAACCTAATCTTACAGAACATAAATGGATGACTGGAAGTGATACGGACCATTTTGACAGTACCAAGCTGGATATGGATTACTATACATTAAGAGAACCAATATCCAAATCATGGCTCAGTCTGGAAAAAGACAGTTTCTTGAGTATAAGGGGCCGTCAGACTATGTTTTCCAGATATGACCAAAGTCTTGTAGCCAAAAGAGTAAAATCATTTAATTTTACTGCTGAAACACATATGTACTTTGAACCGGATAACTTCTTACAGATGGCCGGGTTAACCAACTACTATAATAATAACAGTTTCTATTATCTACGCTTATATTATAGTGAATCATTGGGAAGTATGGTACTAGGAATAATGGCTTCTATTGATGGGCATAAAAAAGAGTATCTGGATTCTAGAGTAAAGGTATTAAATGTAAAAAATGGTATATTTTTGAAATGTGAAATAGAACAAACCGTGTTACAATATTATTACTCATTTGGAAATAATGATTGGATAGAAATTGGTCCCAAGTTGGATTATCTGGTTCTATCCGACGAACATGCAAAAGGTTTTACTGGCTCGTTTGTTGGGTTATCTGTTCAAGATATGTATAAACGTAAGAAATGGGCAGATTTTGATTATTTCATCTATAAGGACCTATAG
- a CDS encoding CD0519/CD1768 family membrane protein: MENNKNIKKAISVEGLVAILIIGVFFTYLCSIMGVVNMFNTLISTAHDLLINTVFFIMGITVLAGAFGSVLSEFGIISILNRLLSFLMKPLYKMPGAAILGVVTTYLSDNPAIITLANDKGFRRYFKKYQLPALTNIGTAFGMGLVVTSFMIAQKSPVGESFVAPALIGNIGAVIGSIVSVRIMLYFTKKEYGVEEMADGVSDKSFNILKCREIREGNVGSRLLESLLEGGKSGVDLGLSIIPGVLIICSIVMMLTNGPSVAGVYTGGPGEGVGLFTYLADKLDFILYPMFGFSSYEAVSVPITSLGSVGAAIGLVPKLVKQGLAGGNDIAVFTAMGMCWSGYLSTHVAMMDSLKCRKLTGKAIISHTFGGLAAGISAHWIYVIWMNIL; this comes from the coding sequence GTGGAGAACAACAAAAATATTAAAAAGGCAATAAGTGTAGAAGGACTTGTAGCAATATTAATTATTGGAGTTTTTTTTACTTATCTGTGCAGTATAATGGGTGTTGTCAATATGTTCAACACTTTAATAAGCACAGCTCATGATTTACTTATTAACACAGTATTTTTTATTATGGGCATAACAGTATTAGCTGGAGCATTTGGCTCTGTCTTATCAGAATTTGGAATCATTTCAATTCTTAATAGGCTTTTATCGTTTCTGATGAAGCCATTGTATAAGATGCCAGGTGCAGCAATATTAGGAGTTGTAACTACATATTTATCAGATAATCCTGCTATTATTACTTTAGCTAATGATAAGGGATTTCGAAGGTATTTTAAGAAGTATCAATTACCTGCACTTACTAATATAGGTACAGCATTTGGAATGGGACTTGTTGTGACATCTTTTATGATAGCACAGAAATCTCCTGTAGGAGAAAGTTTTGTTGCTCCTGCTCTAATAGGTAATATTGGAGCAGTTATTGGAAGTATCGTAAGTGTACGTATTATGCTTTATTTTACAAAAAAAGAATACGGCGTAGAAGAAATGGCAGATGGAGTCAGTGACAAATCTTTTAACATTCTAAAATGCCGTGAAATAAGGGAAGGAAATGTGGGTTCTAGGCTTCTTGAATCATTGCTTGAGGGGGGGAAATCAGGTGTCGATTTGGGGCTTTCTATTATTCCAGGAGTGCTTATCATTTGTTCTATAGTCATGATGTTAACAAATGGTCCTTCAGTAGCAGGAGTATATACCGGTGGACCAGGTGAAGGTGTAGGTTTATTTACATATTTAGCAGATAAATTGGATTTCATATTATATCCAATGTTTGGATTCAGTTCATATGAAGCTGTTTCAGTCCCAATAACTTCATTGGGTTCAGTTGGTGCAGCTATAGGATTAGTGCCAAAGTTAGTAAAGCAAGGACTTGCGGGAGGTAATGATATAGCTGTTTTCACAGCTATGGGAATGTGTTGGAGTGGTTATTTGAGTACTCATGTAGCAATGATGGATAGCCTAAAATGTAGAAAGTTAACAGGAAAAGCAATCATTAGCCACACTTTTGGAGGGCTGGCAGCAGGTATTTCAGCTCACTGGATATATGTTATATGGATGAATATATTATAG
- a CDS encoding D-2-hydroxyacid dehydrogenase: MKIVVLDGYTENPGDLSWEKLKKLGELTVYDRTSIEDNEEIIKRIGNAEIIITNKTSINKTVLDVCTNIRYIGVLATGYNVVDYKVAKDKNIPVCNIPTYGTDAVGQYAIALLLEICHHIGHHSEAVKSGKWEKCEDFCFWDYPLIELAGKTMGIIGYGRIGQTTGKLAQALGMNVLAYDTNKNTDLECETMKYTDLDELYIESDVIALHCPLFPETEGMINKESISKMKDGVIIINNSRGQLIVEEDLCDALNSGKVYAAGVDTVSTEPIKGNNPLLEAKNCLITPHISWAPKESRQRLMDIAVNNVKSFLDGKPMNVINM; this comes from the coding sequence ATGAAAATAGTTGTTTTAGATGGATATACAGAAAATCCAGGAGACCTTAGCTGGGAAAAACTAAAGAAATTAGGAGAACTAACAGTATATGATAGAACTTCAATAGAAGATAATGAGGAAATAATTAAAAGAATTGGCAATGCAGAAATTATCATAACTAATAAAACATCCATTAACAAAACCGTACTAGATGTATGTACCAACATTAGATATATCGGGGTATTGGCAACTGGATATAATGTAGTGGATTACAAGGTTGCTAAGGACAAAAATATACCTGTATGTAATATACCGACTTATGGTACGGATGCTGTTGGTCAGTATGCAATAGCTTTATTGTTAGAAATATGTCACCATATAGGTCATCACTCAGAAGCTGTAAAATCAGGAAAATGGGAAAAATGTGAAGATTTTTGTTTCTGGGATTATCCTCTTATTGAACTTGCTGGAAAGACTATGGGAATAATAGGTTATGGACGTATAGGTCAGACAACTGGAAAATTAGCACAGGCATTAGGAATGAACGTTCTTGCTTATGATACTAATAAAAATACAGATTTGGAATGTGAGACCATGAAGTATACAGATTTGGATGAACTATATATTGAATCTGATGTTATAGCATTGCATTGTCCATTATTCCCTGAGACAGAAGGTATGATTAATAAAGAATCTATAAGTAAAATGAAAGACGGAGTAATTATAATAAACAATTCTAGAGGACAGTTAATTGTAGAAGAAGATTTATGTGATGCACTTAATTCTGGCAAAGTGTATGCAGCTGGAGTCGATACGGTATCAACAGAACCAATTAAAGGGAATAATCCTTTGTTGGAAGCAAAGAATTGTCTTATAACTCCTCATATATCTTGGGCGCCAAAAGAGAGTAGACAAAGACTTATGGATATTGCGGTTAATAATGTAAAATCATTTTTGGATGGTAAACCAATGAACGTTATAAATATGTGA
- a CDS encoding FMN-dependent NADH-azoreductase: MATLLYITVNSKPEELSTSKTVGRIFINKYKEFYPDDTIEELDLYEANIPRINYKIFTSRATIVSGEEYDKLTDEEKGQVNQINTLCDQFLRADKYVIAAPMWSIFFPSMLKQYLDCIIQDKKVINIDSVNNKVSGLLGDKKRKMIYIQSSGAKIPFFISPIMNHGPNYLHDIFKFLGIKKFDKILVDGVDDDSVGKEQAIQNATEDINDMMEFF; this comes from the coding sequence ATGGCTACACTATTATATATCACAGTTAATTCTAAGCCAGAAGAGTTATCAACCAGTAAAACAGTCGGTCGAATTTTTATTAATAAGTATAAAGAGTTCTATCCAGATGATACTATAGAAGAATTAGACCTATACGAAGCAAATATTCCAAGAATCAATTATAAAATATTTACTTCAAGAGCTACTATTGTTAGTGGTGAAGAATATGATAAACTTACTGATGAAGAAAAAGGTCAAGTTAACCAAATAAACACTCTATGTGACCAATTCTTAAGAGCAGACAAATATGTTATTGCTGCGCCAATGTGGAGTATATTCTTCCCATCTATGTTGAAACAATATTTGGACTGTATCATACAAGATAAAAAAGTCATCAACATTGATTCAGTTAATAACAAGGTATCTGGATTGCTAGGCGATAAAAAAAGAAAAATGATCTATATCCAATCGTCAGGAGCCAAAATACCATTCTTCATATCTCCTATTATGAATCACGGACCTAATTATTTACACGATATATTTAAATTTTTGGGAATCAAAAAATTCGATAAGATTCTTGTAGACGGGGTAGACGATGATTCTGTTGGGAAAGAACAAGCTATACAGAATGCTACTGAAGATATTAATGATATGATGGAATTTTTCTAG
- a CDS encoding CvfB family protein, with protein MIKLGKMQLLTVKRLSPIGIFLTDSDEPKENKGFITDHYLEEKKDKQKEEILLPKKQVPEGIKVGNQLEVFVYKDSKDRPIATTRKPKLMLGDLVALRVVQQTKIGAFLDWGLERDLFLPFREQTDKIHLNNEYLVSLYIDKSDRLCATMDVYKHLSSDSPYKKEDTVKGIVISVKEGMGAFVAVDNKYNGLIPQNELFNNIKCGDMIEGRVTKVREDGKLNISVRQKAYIQMNSDSKKILDKLNENNGKLNLNDKSSPDKIKSELNMSKNAFKRAVGRLLKEGKIKFVDKGIEKK; from the coding sequence ATGATAAAATTAGGGAAAATGCAGTTGTTAACAGTGAAAAGATTATCCCCTATAGGAATATTCTTAACGGATAGCGACGAGCCAAAAGAAAATAAAGGTTTTATTACCGATCATTATTTAGAAGAGAAAAAAGACAAACAAAAAGAAGAAATACTTTTACCAAAAAAGCAGGTACCCGAAGGTATTAAAGTTGGAAATCAGCTTGAGGTTTTTGTATACAAAGATTCAAAAGATAGACCAATAGCAACAACTAGAAAACCTAAGCTTATGCTTGGTGATTTAGTTGCATTAAGAGTAGTTCAACAAACCAAGATTGGTGCTTTTTTGGACTGGGGACTAGAGAGAGATTTATTTCTACCATTTAGAGAGCAGACAGATAAGATTCACCTTAATAATGAATATTTAGTATCATTATATATTGATAAAAGCGATAGACTATGTGCTACTATGGATGTATACAAACATTTATCTAGTGATTCGCCTTACAAGAAAGAAGATACAGTAAAAGGTATAGTTATTAGTGTGAAAGAGGGAATGGGTGCTTTTGTAGCTGTTGATAACAAGTACAATGGATTAATTCCTCAAAATGAATTATTCAACAATATTAAATGTGGAGATATGATTGAAGGAAGAGTGACCAAAGTTAGAGAAGATGGTAAACTCAATATTAGTGTAAGGCAAAAGGCATATATACAAATGAACTCCGATTCCAAAAAAATCTTAGATAAATTAAATGAGAATAATGGTAAACTAAATCTTAATGATAAGAGTTCTCCAGATAAAATAAAATCAGAATTGAATATGAGTAAAAATGCCTTCAAAAGAGCAGTTGGTAGATTGCTAAAAGAGGGTAAGATAAAATTCGTTGATAAAGGTATAGAGAAAAAATAA
- a CDS encoding ABC-F family ATP-binding cassette domain-containing protein: protein MITVTGLELQFGTKKLFKDVNVKFTPGNCYGVIGANGAGKSTFLKILSGEIEPTMGEVSITPGERLAVLKQDHFEFDECVVLDTVVMGHKRLYDIRIEKDALYMKEDFSEEDGKQASELEAEFAELDGWEADTNAERLLMGLGIEKDLHYKTMKELKGSEKVKVLLAQALFGEPDILLLDEPTNHIDFKAIAWLEEFLINYEKTVIVVSHDRHFLNKVCTNMLDIDFGKAKLFVGNYDFWYESSQLALKLINDQNKKKEEKIKELQSFIARFSSNASKAKQATSRKKLLDKITIDDIQPSSRRYPFVGFNPEREAGKDILMVEGLSKTIDGIKVLNNVTFTVGKGDKIVILGKNEIARTTLFKILMGEMEPDEGTYKWGVTTKRDCLPKDNSKYFNDVDTNLIDWLRQFSEEKAESFIRGFLGKMLFSGDEPLKMAKVLSGGEKVRCMFSKLMLSGANVMMLDEPTNHLDLESIQAVNNGLIAFSGTLLFTSHDHKFIQTIADRVIEITPKGVFDKKVTFDEYIEDEEISKSLKDMYR from the coding sequence TTGATTACAGTTACTGGACTAGAACTACAATTTGGAACTAAAAAACTTTTTAAGGATGTCAATGTAAAATTTACACCAGGTAATTGCTATGGGGTGATAGGAGCTAATGGTGCTGGAAAATCCACCTTTTTAAAAATATTATCTGGAGAGATAGAGCCAACTATGGGTGAAGTAAGTATTACCCCTGGAGAAAGACTTGCAGTTCTGAAACAAGATCACTTCGAATTTGATGAATGTGTTGTATTGGATACTGTTGTGATGGGGCATAAAAGACTTTATGATATAAGAATAGAAAAAGATGCACTCTATATGAAAGAAGATTTCAGTGAGGAAGATGGAAAACAGGCTTCAGAATTAGAAGCTGAATTCGCAGAATTAGATGGCTGGGAAGCTGATACTAATGCTGAAAGACTATTAATGGGACTTGGAATAGAAAAAGATCTTCATTACAAAACAATGAAAGAATTAAAAGGTAGTGAAAAGGTCAAGGTTTTATTAGCTCAAGCATTATTCGGAGAACCTGATATCCTATTACTTGATGAGCCTACTAACCATATTGATTTTAAAGCTATTGCATGGTTGGAAGAGTTTCTTATCAATTATGAAAAAACGGTTATAGTAGTTTCACATGATAGACACTTTCTTAATAAAGTGTGTACCAATATGTTAGACATCGACTTTGGTAAAGCTAAATTATTTGTCGGAAACTATGATTTCTGGTATGAATCAAGTCAACTTGCATTAAAACTTATCAATGACCAGAACAAAAAGAAAGAAGAGAAGATAAAAGAATTACAGTCTTTCATAGCTAGATTTAGTTCAAATGCATCTAAGGCAAAACAAGCTACATCAAGGAAAAAATTACTTGATAAAATAACTATTGATGATATTCAACCATCTTCTAGAAGATATCCATTTGTTGGGTTCAATCCAGAAAGAGAAGCAGGAAAAGATATCTTGATGGTAGAGGGATTAAGTAAAACAATTGATGGAATTAAAGTACTTAATAATGTTACTTTTACTGTTGGAAAAGGGGACAAGATTGTCATACTTGGAAAGAATGAAATTGCAAGAACAACGTTATTTAAGATATTGATGGGTGAAATGGAACCAGACGAAGGAACGTATAAATGGGGTGTCACTACAAAGAGAGATTGTCTTCCTAAAGATAATTCAAAATATTTTAATGATGTTGATACTAATTTAATAGATTGGTTAAGACAATTTTCAGAGGAAAAGGCAGAATCATTTATTAGAGGGTTCCTAGGGAAAATGTTATTTTCTGGAGATGAACCATTAAAAATGGCAAAGGTACTATCGGGTGGAGAAAAGGTAAGATGTATGTTTTCCAAGTTAATGTTATCAGGTGCTAATGTAATGATGTTAGATGAACCTACTAACCATCTTGACCTTGAATCGATTCAAGCAGTTAATAATGGACTTATTGCTTTTTCTGGTACTTTACTATTTACGTCCCATGACCATAAGTTCATACAAACCATTGCTGATAGAGTTATTGAAATAACACCAAAGGGTGTTTTTGATAAGAAAGTAACTTTTGACGAATATATAGAAGATGAAGAAATATCCAAGAGTCTAAAAGATATGTATAGATAA
- a CDS encoding (2Fe-2S) ferredoxin domain-containing protein: protein MVKMLTINICIGSACHLKGSYSVISKLQELVKDQSLEDKVEIKGAFCLGRCTQAVSVKVDDNIYSVSPSTTEDFFNNEILTKL from the coding sequence GTGGTTAAAATGTTAACAATTAATATTTGTATAGGTAGTGCGTGCCATCTAAAAGGATCATATTCGGTCATTTCAAAGCTCCAAGAATTAGTTAAAGATCAATCATTAGAAGATAAAGTTGAGATAAAAGGTGCATTCTGTTTAGGAAGATGTACTCAAGCTGTATCTGTAAAAGTTGATGATAACATTTATTCTGTTAGTCCTTCTACTACAGAAGATTTTTTCAACAATGAAATATTAACTAAATTATAA